Proteins from one Homalodisca vitripennis isolate AUS2020 chromosome 3, UT_GWSS_2.1, whole genome shotgun sequence genomic window:
- the LOC124358478 gene encoding uncharacterized protein LOC124358478 — translation MDQTPVATIARLEAETEAVLQSVLAPWQKLHALRAFIVPQLEFNLKTARIRKAALRSLDSKIKCGVKRIFNVPSRASAELVLLSPSCGGAGLVPLADLSDLAAINHAFRFLTSPDARVASLALEGLAASAGQRSAARAGMEFLVGYLNGDFSGNSNVATTFSTARAALNRLKKRLPDLRWGWCAGRATFQITIPRDRALRIVDRGSRHTLSANLRSSLQQHFRAILSAKPDQGRVARVTTTCATAKHMLHEGRYTRFADWRFVHRARLNVLPLNGSRRWGVNDRRCRRCGQHDETTAHVLCHCTSSLATGITRRQNAVQDLLVAAIRPAEGVEVRVNQRVPLQALLQGRDDFPEEMVRCRPDVVMIDAHNKIVKIVDIAVPYEDGWRAIEAARERKLDTYGPLARMLTAGGYRTSVDAFVVGSLGAWDSANWGTLARLGIHRRYGKSLPRRCVSEAIRWSRDICHPFLRVEKGKKKKEEEGKKQSTLLHFIVGRKKIFYKFNNMYWTEGVLSSTLEKQLYEIDTTIVEMNEFQKRSKQKIKAFKEVNVMLQVEILKEKTPMQEISLHRKDGDVDLLNFTARHFAE, via the exons ATGGATCAAACCCCGGTCGCCACCATCGCCAGGTTGGAAGCCGAGACTGAGGCCGTCCTTCAGAGTGTGCTGGCGCCTTGGCAGAAGTTGCACGCCTTGCGGGCCTTCATCGTTCCGCAGCTGGAGTTCAACCTCAAGACCGCACGGATCCGCAAGGCTGCACTTAGGAGCCTGGACAGTAAGATCAAGTGTGGTGTGAAGAGGATCTTCAACGTCCCTTCACGCGCCAGTGCCGAGTTGGTCTTGCTTTCACCTTCCTGCGGCGGGGCTGGACTCGTCCCGCTGGCTGACCTCTCGGACCTGGCCGCCATCAACCACGCGTTCAGGTTCCTCACCTCACCGGATGCCAGGGTGGCTTCGCTTGCGCTGGAGGGATTAGCGGCCTCTGCGGGCCAGAGGAGTGCTGCCCGCGCCGGAATGGAGTTCCTTGTGGGATACCTCAACGGCGACTTCTCCGGGAACTCCAATGTCGCCACCACTTTTTCTACCGCGCGGGCAGCCTTGAATAGGCTGAAGAAACGCCTACCTGACCTGCGCTGGGGTTGGTGTGCCGGCAGGGCAACATTTCAAATCACGATCCCTAGGGATAGGGCCCTCAGGATCGTCGACAGGGGCTCCCGTCACACGCTGTCCGCCAATCTGCGCTCCTCGCTGCAGCAGCACTTCAGGGCCATCCTTTCCGCGAAACCCGACCAGGGAAGGGTGGCCAGGGTCACCACCACCTGCGCCACTGCCAAGCACATGCTGCACGAGGGACGCTACACACGCTTTGCGGACTGGCGGTTTGTTCACCGGGCCAGGTTGAATGTCCTCCCTCTCAACGGCAGCCGACGCTGGGGAGTCAACGATCGGCGTTGTAGGCGGTGTGGTCAACACGACGAGACCACCGCCCACGTGCTCTGCCACTGCACCTCCAGCCTCGCTACTGGCATCACGCGTAGACAAAACGCCGTCCAGGATCTCCTCGTCGCTGCCATCAGACCTGCGGAAGGAGTTGAGGTCCGCGTGAACCAGCGGGTGCCCCTACAAGCGCTGCTCCAAGGCCGAGACGATTTCCCGGAGGAGATGGTGCGCTGCCGTCCGGATGTGGTGATGATCGACGCTCACAACAAGATCGTCAAGATCGTCGACATCGCCGTTCCGTACGAGGACGGCTGGCGGGCCATCGAAGCTGCGCGGGAGAGGAAGCTGGACACCTATGGACCACTCGCCCGGATGCTGACGGCCGGGGGCTACAGGACTTCCGTGGACGCCTTCGTCGTCGGCTCCCTGGGTGCGTGGGACAGTGCCAACTGGGGGACCCTGGCGCGTCTCGGGATCCACCGGAGATACGGAAAATCCCTCCCCCGCCGCTGCGTTTCCGAGGCCATTCGCTGGAGCCGGGACATATGTCACCCAT TCCTTCGAGTGGAGAAAGgaaagaagaagaaggaggaggaggGGAAGAAGCAAAGCACTCTCCTACATTTCATAGTTGGGcgcaagaaaatattttataaattcaataatatgtaCTGGACAGAAGGCGTCCTGTCGTCAACATTGGAGAAACAACTATATGAGATCGACACGACTATTGTAGAAATGAACGAATTCCAGAAAAGGTCCAAGCAGAAAATCAAGGCCTTCAAGGAAGTAAACGTAATGTTGCAAGTTGAAATATTGAAGGAAAAGACACCAATGCAGGAAATATCTTTGCATCGAAAAGATGGTGATGTGGATCTGCTCAACTTTACAGCAAGGCACTTTGCGGAGTAA